Proteins co-encoded in one Novosphingobium sp. PP1Y genomic window:
- a CDS encoding porin codes for MEALEAQVRQAAQAEQELQALKAQLAQLESRTAKAESDASQAQSTANQTQSDVTRVAAVNRTPPDDNSLIQFQLTGSVVADFSANDAPGSHSSFGGAKFLPIFLASYGDRLLFEGHMEVSSTSDGQTDTSLEYAQLDFLVNKWLTVTAGKFLTPVGQFQQSLHTPWINKLPTRPVGFVEDGGDEPLSDIGIMVRGGFPVGSMKATYAAFVGNGPRMGDAGPVLKGFGGDDNSDKAFGGRVSIFPIPHLELGLSGMHARIKGMQAVSGTVSQADYALIGGDFAFTKGYWDIRGEYIHSRLDAITSALTPGDLLPTDIPRTTWNNWYVQAAYRLAGISDNPIVAKIEPVVRYSQLRVNGFSGFQENEEKRWSAGLDYWFAPSLVAKIAYENSNFPEDPSVNSFHAQVAFGF; via the coding sequence GTGGAAGCGCTGGAAGCGCAAGTCAGGCAAGCGGCGCAAGCCGAGCAGGAACTGCAAGCTCTCAAGGCCCAACTTGCCCAACTCGAAAGCAGGACAGCGAAGGCGGAAAGCGATGCCTCGCAGGCCCAGAGCACGGCAAATCAGACGCAAAGTGACGTGACGAGGGTTGCTGCGGTCAATCGTACGCCGCCTGACGACAATTCGCTGATTCAGTTTCAACTCACCGGCTCGGTGGTCGCTGATTTTTCGGCGAACGACGCCCCCGGTTCGCACAGCTCATTCGGGGGAGCCAAATTCCTGCCGATCTTCCTAGCAAGCTATGGGGACAGGCTATTGTTCGAGGGACATATGGAAGTGTCTTCGACGTCGGACGGTCAAACCGACACCTCCCTCGAATATGCCCAGTTGGACTTCCTGGTGAACAAATGGCTCACGGTCACCGCCGGCAAGTTTCTGACGCCCGTTGGCCAGTTCCAGCAATCATTGCACACGCCCTGGATCAACAAGCTGCCAACGCGGCCGGTCGGTTTCGTCGAAGACGGCGGTGATGAGCCCTTGTCCGATATCGGCATCATGGTTCGCGGCGGTTTTCCGGTAGGTTCCATGAAGGCGACCTATGCCGCCTTCGTCGGCAACGGGCCGCGCATGGGCGATGCTGGACCGGTTCTCAAAGGTTTCGGCGGTGACGACAATTCCGACAAGGCCTTCGGCGGGCGTGTGAGCATCTTTCCCATACCCCATCTCGAACTCGGCCTGTCTGGCATGCATGCACGGATCAAAGGAATGCAGGCCGTGTCCGGCACGGTTTCGCAAGCAGACTATGCGCTGATCGGCGGTGATTTCGCATTCACGAAGGGCTATTGGGATATCCGCGGTGAATATATCCATTCGCGCCTTGATGCGATCACCAGTGCCTTGACCCCGGGTGATCTCCTGCCAACCGACATTCCCAGGACGACATGGAACAACTGGTATGTTCAGGCAGCCTATCGGCTCGCCGGGATTTCCGACAATCCGATCGTCGCGAAGATTGAGCCCGTCGTCCGCTACAGTCAGCTTCGCGTCAATGGCTTCTCCGGCTTCCAGGAGAATGAGGAAAAGCGCTGGTCAGCTGGGCTCGACTATTGGTTCGCGCCCTCGCTCGTCGCCAAGATTGCTTACGAGAACAGCAATTTCCCGGAAGACCCGTCAGTCAACAGCTTTCATGCCCAGGTGGCATTCGGCTTCTGA
- the nhaA gene encoding Na+/H+ antiporter NhaA, with amino-acid sequence MALGVGLLAVNSPARAMYLYVHHATVHVGIGALISKEPLIFWINDGLMVFFFLLAGLEIKYELVQGHLSSIHHALLPALCAAGGITVPALIYGALNWGEPEAIRGWAIPTATDVVLALSVISLAGERVPNSLRAFLMAIAIFDDIGAVGIVGLFYGNGITVPPLIGATVATLALAVLCKLSVVRIWPYAVAGIALWLCLLSAGVEAALAGLFIGLAVPLKKGDHKPLQVVANEVRPWVWFVVIPVFAFFNSGIVLTPNMFGELLVPPTPGIMLGLLLGKPLGILGVAALAVKLGIGKLPRGLRWPHILGASLIAGIGFTMSLFVAALAFPSPPLLASAKVAVLLASLLSAIIGSIVLQIGHRRSKNGICTERCHHAIEK; translated from the coding sequence TTGGCTCTTGGCGTCGGTTTGCTTGCAGTGAATTCACCGGCCAGAGCTATGTATCTCTATGTCCACCACGCAACCGTCCATGTGGGGATCGGGGCACTGATCTCGAAAGAGCCGTTGATCTTCTGGATCAACGACGGGCTCATGGTGTTCTTCTTCTTGCTGGCGGGACTGGAGATCAAATATGAACTGGTCCAAGGTCACTTGTCGAGCATTCACCACGCCTTGTTACCGGCACTTTGCGCCGCCGGAGGCATAACCGTACCTGCCCTTATATATGGTGCACTGAATTGGGGTGAACCGGAGGCGATAAGAGGTTGGGCGATCCCCACAGCAACGGATGTGGTGCTCGCCCTTTCCGTCATTTCACTGGCCGGTGAGAGAGTACCAAACTCATTGCGCGCATTCCTGATGGCCATCGCCATTTTCGACGATATCGGCGCCGTCGGGATCGTCGGCCTGTTCTACGGAAATGGAATCACAGTACCGCCGCTCATCGGAGCCACTGTGGCCACTCTGGCCCTTGCGGTCCTCTGCAAGCTTTCTGTCGTTCGCATTTGGCCCTATGCCGTGGCCGGAATTGCCCTGTGGCTCTGTCTTCTGAGTGCGGGCGTCGAAGCCGCGTTAGCCGGATTGTTTATCGGGCTCGCAGTACCACTGAAAAAGGGCGACCATAAGCCCTTGCAGGTCGTGGCGAACGAAGTCCGCCCATGGGTCTGGTTTGTGGTGATTCCGGTTTTTGCGTTCTTCAACTCAGGCATCGTCCTGACGCCGAACATGTTTGGCGAACTGTTGGTACCGCCAACCCCTGGGATCATGCTGGGGCTTCTCTTGGGCAAGCCCCTCGGTATTCTCGGTGTCGCAGCACTCGCAGTGAAGCTTGGAATCGGTAAGCTTCCGAGAGGCTTGAGATGGCCTCACATCCTAGGCGCCAGCCTTATCGCTGGAATTGGCTTTACGATGAGCCTGTTCGTCGCGGCCTTGGCGTTTCCCTCGCCGCCGCTGTTGGCGAGCGCAAAGGTCGCTGTTCTCCTGGCCTCCCTATTGTCAGCAATTATCGGGTCGATAGTGCTGCAAATCGGGCATCGCAGATCCAAGAATGGGATTTGCACAGAGAGGTGCCATCACGCGATTGAAAAATAG
- a CDS encoding cytochrome c gives MEKKMIRAHALRLSSVCIAVTAALASVAAAAATTTICGFSGGDPVHGKVVYAQTCVACHGANGRGTIPGAPDFKKKGGVLTKPHTALTDHIERGYSSPSSPISMPPKGGNPGLSVQDIKDVHAYMHQAFGCGK, from the coding sequence ATGGAGAAGAAAATGATCCGTGCACACGCCTTGCGCCTATCTTCCGTCTGTATTGCCGTGACCGCGGCGCTCGCTTCGGTCGCGGCTGCGGCCGCTACGACGACGATATGCGGATTCTCCGGTGGCGATCCAGTGCACGGAAAGGTCGTATATGCGCAGACGTGCGTGGCATGTCACGGCGCCAATGGGCGCGGTACGATTCCGGGTGCGCCGGATTTCAAAAAGAAGGGCGGCGTCCTGACCAAGCCGCATACCGCGCTGACCGATCACATCGAACGTGGCTACTCCAGCCCATCGTCACCGATCTCGATGCCGCCAAAGGGCGGAAATCCCGGGCTGAGTGTTCAGGACATCAAGGACGTCCACGCCTATATGCATCAGGCATTTGGCTGCGGAAAATAA